The following is a genomic window from Micromonospora cathayae.
CACTCGAAGGAGTCGAAGGTGTGCGTGTCACCGCTGACCGTCCGCACCTCGAACGCCATCCAGTAGTCGTTGCCGCAGACCTCACACGTCGCCATGCCCCCAGGGTGCGGCACCGGACCGGGCGTCGGGGGCGGAACGGGCGAAAGCCACCCGGTCGGCGGCGCGTCGTCCCGGGCGTGTCGCGCGTTGGTCCGGGTGAGAGGCCCTGACCGGCGGAGGATCGGCGTGATCAAACGCAGCAAGCTCTTCGGTAACCAGACCCGGGTCACCTTCTGCCTGCCCCGCGACGTCCCGCCCGGGACGGTGAGCGTGGTCGGCTCGTTCAACGACTGGGAACCCGGCCGGCACGAACTGGTCGCCCGCCGCGACGGCACCCGTACCGTCACCGTGAAGCTGCCCCCGGGGGAGTACCGCTTCCGGTACCTGGCCAGTGGCGGCGTGTGGCTGGACGACGAGCACGCCGACGCGCTCGACGAGCGGGGCGGCCTGCTGCTGATCTGAACCCGCCGACCGGCCGTCCGCTACTTCGGTTCCAGGCGGAGGGAGACCGAGTTCACGCAGTGCCGGGTGTCCTTCGGGGTGAACCCCTCGCCGTGGAAGACGTGCCCCAGGTGACTGTCGCAGCGCGCGCAGCGGATCTCCGTACGCCGCATGCCGAGGCTGGTGTCCTCGATCTCCTTCACCGCGCCGGGCAGCGCGTCGTCGAAGCTCGGCCAACCGCAGTGCGAGTCGAACTTGGTGTCGCTGGAGAAGAGTTCCGCGCCACAGGCCCGGCAGTGGTAGACGCCGGCCGTCTTGGTGTCGACGTACTCACCGGTCCACGGGCGTTCGGTGCCGGCCTGGCGCAGCACCCGGAACTCCTCGGGGCTGAGCC
Proteins encoded in this region:
- a CDS encoding isoamylase early set domain-containing protein; translation: MIKRSKLFGNQTRVTFCLPRDVPPGTVSVVGSFNDWEPGRHELVARRDGTRTVTVKLPPGEYRFRYLASGGVWLDDEHADALDERGGLLLI
- the msrB gene encoding peptide-methionine (R)-S-oxide reductase MsrB; this encodes MSLSESELPRTDDEWRVRLSPEEFRVLRQAGTERPWTGEYVDTKTAGVYHCRACGAELFSSDTKFDSHCGWPSFDDALPGAVKEIEDTSLGMRRTEIRCARCDSHLGHVFHGEGFTPKDTRHCVNSVSLRLEPK